The proteins below come from a single Prochlorococcus marinus str. MIT 9215 genomic window:
- a CDS encoding GMC oxidoreductase produces MIIDDHHYDFIIIGSGAGGATLARQLSKNGKWVLVLERGGQLPLEEQNIVGTDLFRKTRYHPKGENWLGPDGDPFAPQTVYALGGNTKIWGAVLERMRSEDFQELSLQDGTSPSWPISYDELEPFYGKAEEIYNVKGSQGIDKTEPYRSKGYKNPPKSIEPLFKEIQNILLEEGFNPYYLPISWPENPQDIDFDNCAMFQKGDSQLYGIYNSNQDFLKIKTNAKVVKLDVNSSGKSIKGVEAEIDGDKWLFSSDVVILAAGAINTPIILLNSKSSSHPNGLGNSSNMVGKNLMNIQMTCILQRANNLTSGYFPKSLGLNDFYFGDKNVNFPLGHIQTGGGVLRDAFFAESPPVLSLITRFIPDFGLKNLAKRSISWWAMTEVLPDPENAVTIQNNRVKINYIHNNLEAHDRLVYRWLDTLKVIENNPLSVSITQTPAHPRGLAPLSIVGYSCGTCKMGNDPKTSVVNKNGKCHDIDNLYIADASIFPSCPSIGHGLTVIALSLKLGDYLTSGNLYKPLICRA; encoded by the coding sequence ATGATTATTGATGATCATCATTATGATTTCATAATAATTGGAAGCGGTGCTGGTGGAGCGACTTTGGCCCGTCAATTATCAAAAAACGGAAAATGGGTACTCGTCCTAGAGAGGGGAGGTCAACTTCCTTTAGAAGAACAAAATATCGTAGGCACTGATTTATTTAGAAAAACAAGGTATCATCCCAAAGGGGAAAATTGGCTTGGCCCTGATGGAGATCCTTTTGCTCCTCAAACTGTATATGCGTTAGGAGGAAACACTAAAATCTGGGGTGCGGTTTTGGAGAGGATGAGGAGTGAAGATTTTCAAGAACTTTCATTACAAGATGGTACTTCGCCATCTTGGCCCATATCATATGATGAACTTGAACCGTTTTATGGAAAAGCAGAAGAAATTTATAATGTAAAAGGTAGTCAAGGCATAGATAAAACAGAGCCTTACAGATCCAAGGGATATAAGAATCCTCCAAAATCTATTGAACCTCTTTTTAAGGAAATACAAAATATTTTATTAGAAGAAGGATTTAATCCTTATTATTTACCTATCAGCTGGCCTGAAAATCCTCAAGATATTGATTTTGATAATTGTGCAATGTTTCAAAAAGGAGATTCTCAACTTTATGGTATTTATAATTCGAATCAAGATTTTCTTAAAATTAAAACTAACGCTAAAGTTGTAAAACTAGATGTTAACTCATCCGGGAAATCAATTAAAGGCGTTGAGGCAGAGATAGATGGCGATAAATGGCTTTTCTCCTCAGATGTAGTTATTCTTGCAGCTGGAGCAATTAATACTCCAATAATTTTGTTGAATTCAAAATCGTCATCACATCCTAACGGTTTAGGTAATAGTTCAAATATGGTTGGCAAAAATTTAATGAATATTCAAATGACTTGTATTCTTCAAAGAGCTAATAATCTTACAAGTGGATATTTTCCAAAATCTTTAGGATTGAATGATTTTTACTTTGGAGACAAAAATGTTAATTTCCCATTAGGTCATATTCAAACTGGAGGAGGTGTACTCAGAGATGCTTTTTTTGCGGAATCTCCCCCAGTACTATCTTTAATTACAAGATTTATTCCTGACTTTGGATTAAAGAATTTAGCAAAAAGATCAATATCATGGTGGGCCATGACAGAAGTCTTACCTGATCCCGAAAACGCAGTGACTATTCAAAATAATAGGGTTAAAATTAATTACATACATAATAATCTTGAGGCACACGATCGACTAGTGTATAGGTGGCTAGATACTTTAAAAGTAATTGAGAATAATCCTCTTTCAGTTTCAATAACTCAAACACCTGCACATCCCAGAGGATTAGCGCCACTAAGCATAGTTGGCTATTCCTGTGGTACTTGTAAAATGGGAAATGACCCAAAAACTTCAGTTGTTAATAAGAATGGGAAGTGTCATGACATTGATAATCTGTATATAGCTGATGCAAGTATTTTCCCAAGTTGCCCAAGCATTGGTCATGGTTTAACTGTTATTGCTTTGTCCCTCAAATTAGGAGATTATCTTACATCTGGAAATCTTTATAAACCTTTAATATGTAGGGCTTAA
- a CDS encoding cytochrome c oxidase subunit 3, with protein sequence MRTENQNLTLNHKPGHIKHDGHNMTGFIIFLCSESIIFFAFFVGYSVLKISAPVWYPEGINGIDVKMPLINTVILVSSSFVIYFAEKYLHKKNLWGFRIIWFITMLMGSYFVYGQYVEWSELSFSLQSGAFGGMFYLLTGFHGLHVITGILLMGLMLLRSFLPDNYKGGEMGVESVSLFWHFVDVIWILLFGLIYLWQ encoded by the coding sequence ATGCGCACAGAAAATCAGAATTTAACTTTAAATCATAAGCCAGGTCACATTAAACATGACGGTCATAATATGACTGGATTTATTATTTTTTTATGTTCAGAAAGTATTATATTTTTTGCTTTTTTTGTAGGTTACAGCGTCCTTAAAATTAGTGCACCTGTCTGGTACCCCGAAGGAATCAATGGGATTGATGTGAAAATGCCGCTTATTAATACTGTTATTTTAGTTTCTTCAAGTTTCGTAATTTACTTTGCAGAAAAATATCTTCATAAGAAAAATCTTTGGGGTTTCAGAATTATTTGGTTCATAACCATGTTGATGGGAAGTTACTTTGTTTATGGTCAATACGTTGAGTGGTCTGAACTCTCTTTCAGCTTACAAAGTGGAGCATTTGGAGGAATGTTTTATTTACTTACTGGTTTCCATGGCCTACACGTAATTACAGGGATATTACTAATGGGGCTTATGTTATTAAGATCATTTCTCCCAGATAATTATAAAGGCGGAGAGATGGGTGTTGAATCAGTAAGCCTTTTTTGGCATTTTGTTGATGTTATTTGGATTCTATTATTCGGTCTTATTTATTTGTGGCAATAA
- a CDS encoding type 1 glutamine amidotransferase translates to MKGIQRILVLQHLEIEGPGLFKQFAEERDLKIEIIRLDKKDNLPKTKEGDLILIMGGPMGVKDIGSDKYSWLKLERDFIRRELENKRPIIGVCLGAQLIASAAGGDVEILKYGYPPQELPEIGWSQIFIDKSSSDFKAIFEDPFYVLHWHGDRILLPNKAVLIASSARCKEQFFRIGDYAYGLQFHIETTEAMINKWIKEDKEFVFKGLGSNGQEFLREENKKYSDKTLLKRKLFINKLFELLEHKKENF, encoded by the coding sequence ATGAAAGGAATACAACGAATATTAGTTTTGCAGCATTTAGAAATAGAAGGACCTGGTCTTTTTAAACAATTTGCTGAAGAAAGAGATTTAAAAATTGAAATTATTCGTTTAGATAAAAAAGATAATCTTCCTAAAACAAAAGAAGGTGATCTAATTTTAATTATGGGTGGACCGATGGGAGTCAAAGACATTGGAAGTGACAAATACTCTTGGCTTAAGTTGGAGAGAGATTTTATAAGAAGAGAATTAGAGAATAAGAGACCAATAATCGGTGTTTGCTTAGGTGCTCAGTTGATTGCTAGTGCAGCTGGAGGAGATGTTGAAATTTTAAAATATGGATACCCTCCACAAGAATTACCAGAAATTGGATGGTCTCAAATTTTTATTGATAAATCAAGTAGTGACTTTAAAGCAATTTTTGAAGACCCTTTTTATGTATTGCATTGGCATGGAGATAGGATTTTATTACCTAATAAAGCAGTACTCATTGCTAGCAGTGCGCGTTGTAAGGAACAGTTTTTTAGGATTGGTGATTATGCTTACGGATTACAATTTCATATAGAGACAACGGAGGCAATGATAAATAAGTGGATTAAAGAAGATAAAGAATTTGTCTTTAAAGGATTAGGATCAAATGGTCAGGAATTTTTAAGAGAAGAAAATAAAAAATATAGTGATAAGACTTTGTTAAAGAGAAAGCTTTTCATAAACAAATTATTTGAATTATTAGAACATAAAAAAGAAAATTTCTAA
- a CDS encoding DUF1330 domain-containing protein: MDKRGAKGYWLSTAKIVNQQLFDEYVSKVIPWLKEVNGEVFAKDTEPQGKEKTEDANLAVICEFPSMRAAVEAYESEEYKEISKLRKEATENSTFTIMEGLDESAKLRRAMSK, translated from the coding sequence ATGGATAAAAGAGGAGCTAAAGGTTACTGGCTTTCTACGGCAAAAATAGTTAATCAGCAATTATTCGATGAATATGTAAGCAAAGTTATTCCATGGCTAAAAGAAGTTAATGGAGAAGTTTTTGCTAAAGATACAGAGCCACAAGGAAAAGAAAAAACGGAAGATGCCAACCTAGCCGTTATTTGTGAATTTCCTTCAATGAGGGCAGCTGTTGAGGCTTATGAATCTGAAGAATATAAAGAGATTTCAAAGCTAAGGAAAGAAGCTACTGAAAATTCTACGTTTACAATTATGGAAGGCTTAGATGAATCTGCAAAGTTAAGAAGAGCAATGAGTAAGTAA
- the petP gene encoding cytochrome b6-f complex subunit PetP: MKIYERAQIGSNVQININLAKKRLGKESIKAIEISSICQIIDFKITDGKGIGVILKLPNGKEEWFFEEEINILNENGEILENIEIEEEIDLLFEIFNFIKVVSWTLLALIIPTEYKLKSKIRDLLNPLNFFSWLLNAFKDVL, encoded by the coding sequence ATGAAAATTTATGAAAGAGCGCAAATAGGGTCAAACGTTCAAATTAATATTAATTTAGCCAAAAAAAGATTGGGGAAAGAAAGTATAAAAGCTATTGAGATTTCATCAATATGTCAGATAATTGATTTCAAAATCACCGATGGTAAAGGTATTGGCGTTATTTTAAAACTCCCTAATGGGAAAGAGGAGTGGTTTTTTGAAGAAGAGATAAACATACTCAATGAAAACGGAGAAATTTTAGAAAATATAGAAATAGAAGAGGAAATTGATTTACTGTTTGAAATTTTTAATTTCATTAAAGTTGTTTCTTGGACTTTATTAGCACTAATTATTCCTACAGAATACAAATTAAAATCTAAAATAAGAGATCTTTTAAATCCTCTTAACTTTTTTAGTTGGTTATTAAATGCATTTAAAGATGTGCTGTAA